The Virgibacillus siamensis sequence CGACAAGCTTGATGATCTAAAAAATCGCTTTTGATTAACTTTGAACTGCCCTCTATCTTCTGACTTGATAGAGGGCAGTTTTTTATCAACTTAATTGAGGAGGTTTCATAATGGCAATTGTATGGACATTAATTATCGGGGGATTAATTGGGTGGATATCCTCCCTCATTATTGGAATTGATATTCCAGGAGGGATCATCGGCAATATTATTGTTGGGTTTATCGGGGCATGGCTCGGTGTATTATTACTTGGAGAATGGGGACCCCTATTCAAAGGCGTGTACATTCTCCCCACCCTGATAGGATCCCTGATACTAGTGAGCGTAGTAAGCTATATAGGAGTAATCAGAAACAACTATCATTAGCTGCATTCAACAAAATGAGGCATGATCCGGGTGGTGTCTGTCACCAGGTGAATTAGGTATGAAGAAGGCACTTATACTTCTTGCAGTAACGCTGCCGCAGCAGGAAATATGGCATAGGTGAGACCCCGCAGCGCTTATACGCTGCGGGGTCTCCAGCCACCCGCGGTTAAGAATACACTGTTGTACGTATACTCGAAAATGAAAGCAAATATTGTCCAACCGTGTTTTGTATTATTTGGACAAAACTTTGTTTACTTTGTCAATTGCCCAATCAAGTTCGTCTTTACTGATGACGAGCGGCGGTGCAAAACGGATTGTGTTTTCATGTGTTTCTTTGCACAGTACACCTTCTGCCTTCAATGCTTCACAATATTCACGGACCGGATGATTGAATTCAACCCCGATGAACAACCCTCGGACACGGATTTCCTTTAATTCCGGATTGTCAATCTTACGTAATGCCTTCTCGAAGTAAGCTCCCATTTCCAGTGACCGTTCAACTAATTTTTCATCTTCAATCACATCAAGTGCAGCCATCGATACAGCACATGCCAATGGATTCCCGCCAAAAGTTGAACCATGTGAACCTGGCGTGAAGACGTCCATAATATTTTTGTTGGCAGCAATCGCGGATACCGGCATTACACCACCACCGAGTGCTTTCCCCATCACAAAAATATCCGGTACAACACCTTCCCATTCGCACGCGAACATTTTTCCTGTACGTGCAAAACCAGTTTGCACCTCATCCGCAATAAACAATACATTGTTTTCATCACAAATCTTGCGAATCGCTTTCAAATAACCTTCCGGCGGGATCACAATTCCTGCTTCCCCCTGGATTGGTTCCACGATAATAGCAGCAGTATTAGGTGTAATTGATTCGCGGATTGCATCTGCATCGCCATATTCCACTTTATTAATGTTTGGTACAAATGGACCGTAATCCTTCGTCGCACCGGGATCATTGGAAAGTGAAATAGCATTTAATGTCCGGCCGTGAAAGTTCCCTTTGGCGGCAATGATTTCCGCTTTGTTATCTTCCACACCTTTTACTTCATATGCCCAGCGGCGTGCTGCTTTAATAGCCGTTTCAACAGCTTCCACACCAGTATTCATCGGCAATACTTTATCTTTACCGGTCAAATCCGCAACACGCTTGGTCCATGGCCCCAGCAGTTCATTGTGAAATGCACGTGATGTCAATGTTACTTTACTAGCTTGATCTTTCAGTGCAGCAATGATTTTCGGATGACGGTGACCTTGATTTACAGCCGAATACGCACTCAGCATATCCATATACTTATTGCCTTCCGGGTCCTTCACCCATACACCTTCAGCCTCTGCCACAACAACAGGCAGCGGATGATAGTTATGTGCACCATAATGTTCTGTTTGCTCAATAATCTCATTGGATGAAACCATTTAAATTCCTCCTTTAATCCGGATGGAGCGGAATGTTATTGCAATCCGCTCCACTTCTGAAATTAATACATTTCCGATACTGTTTTTGCCATCATGTGAAGGGCAAGATAATCCGGTCCCCCAGCTTTGGAATCAGTACCGGACATTTTAAATCCGCCGAATGGCTGATACCCGACAATCGCACCTGTACAGTTACGGTTGAAATAAAGGTTGCCGACATCAAATTCCATTGTCGCTTTGTTCAAGTGTTCACGATTCCGCGAAATAACAGCACCTGTTAAGCCATACTCCGAATTATTGGCCATTTCAAGCGCCTCATCGAAGTCGTTTGCTTTAGCAAATGCTACTACAGGTCCAAATATTTCTTCCTGCATAATGCGGGCACTGATGTCCACATCAGCAAAGACAGTCGGCTGAATAAAGTAGCCTTTAGAGTAGTCGCCTTCTCCGCCTGCAACAAGTTTTCCTTCGTTCTTGCCAATTTCAATATAATCCATAATTTTATCATAAGCGCCTTGGTCAATAACAGGGCCCATATACGTATCGTGTGTTTTTGTTTCGCCAACAGTCAATTCATTCGTGCGCTTCACCACTTTTTCCAGCACTTCATCATAAATATCTTTGTGCACAACCGCACGGGATCCCGCTGAACATTTTTGTCCGGAAAATCCGAATGCGGAAGTGACAATAGCTTCCACTGCAACATCAATATCTGCTTCACTGTCAACAACTACGGTATCTTTACCGCCCATTTCCACGATAACGCGTTTCAGATGATTTTGTTCTTCCTGGACTGCAGCCGCACGTCCATACAAGCGCGTACCTACATCACGAGATCCAGTAAACGTGATTAGAGACGTTTTCGGATGATCAACAAGATAATCTCCGACTTCTGCACCGCTGCCGGGAAGGAAATTAATAACACCATCCGGCATACCTGCCTCTACCAGCACATCGACAAATTCAGCTGCAATAACCGGTGTCGCACTCGCAGGCTTCAAAATTGTCGTATTACCAGTTACAAGTGGTGCAACGGTGGTACCAACCATGATTGCAAAGGCAAAATTCCATGGTGGAATCGTTACTGCAACTCCCGTTGGAATATACATATAACGGTTATACTCACCAGGTCTGCTGTTGATTTTCTTCCCCTGATCCAATTCAATCATTTGACGTGCATAATATTCCATGAAATCAATACCTTCAGCGATATCCGCGTCCGCTTCTTTCCATGGCTTACCACCTTCTTTAATAAGCAGTGCCGTAAATTCCGCTTTTCTGCGGCGGACAATAGCAGCTGCACGGATGAGAATATTAGCACGGTCCACAGCTTTTGTGAACTTCCACGTTTGAAACGCTTTTTCTGCAGCCTGAACAGCTTTTTCAGCTTCTTCCTGACCTGCTTTTGCTACGGTTCCAATAATTTCTTCTTTATTCCCGGGGTTTATGGATGTAATTTTTTTATCGGTTGATACATCTTCGCCACCGATTAAAAGATCATAATGCTTGCCAAGTGTCCCCTGTACTTTTTTCATTGCAGCATTAAGCTTTTGACGGTTTTCGTCTACTGTAAAATCTGTGAATGGTTCGTGTTTATATGGTGTTAACATGTAAGCCCTCCCAAAATAATTAATCCGTACTTATGACTCTTCAAGCAATTTTCGTGCCAACTATAAAATGCCAGCAGTAGCAGCATTCCTTGTGAGCATATGCAAAATTACTTTGCATATATTTGCTGGTTCTATGCAAAATTATTTTGCATAAATGGTGACCTTCTTTTAAAATAAATTTATAGGAGGATACAATTTTATGAACAAACATGATGTGCAGTCCCTGGTTCATATGAACGATTTATATCAACAACTATTGGACGAGGTAAATGTCGGTATCCATGCTATTAATGAACAGGGGAATTCAATTATTTACAATAAAAAAATGATGGAAATCGAATCGATGGAAAGTGCCGATGTTCTTGGCAAAAATGTGCTGGATGTATTTTCTTTTCACGAAAATCAGCACAGTACGCTTGTCCATGCCTTGAAAACAGGAAAAGTCACCAAAGATGTCAGACAGACGTACTTCAACAATAAGGGCGAGGAAATTACCACAGTAAATAATACATTTCCGATCATAAGGAATGGAAAAATTACCGAGGCAGTTGAAATCGCCAAAGATGTGACCCAGCTCGAGAATGTTATCAAGGAAAATGTACTGCGTAAGAAAAACAGTAACTATACATTTGACCAAATTATCGGAAATAGTGAAGCATTTACTTCAGTCATTGAGGAGGCGAAATTGGGAACAAGAACTACTTCATCTGTATTGATTGTCGGTGAGACCGGGACCGGTAAGGAACTGTTTGCTCAGAGCATCCATAATGGCAGTAACCGGTCGGATGCACCATTCGTCGCCCAAAACTGTGCAGCCATTCCGGAAAGTCTAATGGAAAGTCTATTGTTCGGCACGCAAAAAGGTGCATTCACGGATGCCGTCAATTCACCCGGCCTTTTCGAACAGGCAGATGGCGGCACATTGCTTCTTGACGAAATTAACTCGCTTGATATGGCGCTGCAGGCAAAACTGCTGCGTGTCATCCAGGAAAAAACAATCCGGCGAATCGGCGGGACAAAAGATAAAAAAATTGATGTCCGCATTATCGCAACCGTAAACGAAGACCCGGCTGAAATTTTGGCGAACAATCAAATACGAAAAGATCTATTTTACCGTCTAAGTGTGATTACATTGCACATTCCGCCATTACGGGAACGAAAGCAAGACATTATGCCCTTGGTTCAGGAATTTATAAAAAAGTATAATGCCCTATTCCATATGCATGTACAGGAAATCAGCAGCAAAGCCATTTCACTTCTTTACCAGCATGACTGGCCAGGCAATGTGCGGGAACTGGAACATACGATCGAAGGAGCTATGAACCTGATTATTGATGAGTCTGAAATCCAGCCGCATCATCTGCCCATCCGCTTCCGGAAAAGGTATCAGCGTAACAATAAGGAACACGAAAGCAATAGGACTGCTCCAGTGAATCATTCAGCAAACTTGCATGATAAACTAAATGATGTCGAAAAGGCGTATGTCAAACAAGTGCTCACTGAAAATAATCACAATATCACACAAACTGCAAAAAAACTTGGCATCAGCAGACAGAGCCTGCAATACAGAATGAAAAAGTATACGCTTTAAATACCGCTATGGGCAGGCATTGCTGCATATTAATCCACATTTTCAAGCCTGCCCTCAAGCATTTGCATACGATTATTGAACAATGTCGGATATGACAGAAAACCGAGCATGATACTCGAGATAACTGCTGTAGTCAAAAGAAGAAATAAAATCAGCAATTGAAATAACACTGCCTGAACCGGATCAGCACCTGCAATAATTTGCCCGCTCATCATACCCGGAAGCTGTACAAGACCCATCGTTTTCTGTTTTTCGATTGTTGGAATGGTGCTTGCCCTGATTGAAGTCATCAGCTGCCTATGTACCGCCTGTTTTGGTGTACCGCCAAGTGACAGAATCAATTCAACTTCTTCTGTACGTGATCCCAATTCAGACGTGAACCGGTTCAGAAAGAGAATTCCAAGCACCATCGCGTTGCCGATAACCATTCCGCTAATTGGGATTATGTACTGTGCAGTCGGTGGTGTAATGTTCAAAAGAAGTAAAATTGCCTGCGTTAATATTTCAATAAAAACAAACGTGACCACTAATTTCCAGGTGATTCCAGTAATGGATGCACCTTTTTTTCGGGCATTCTCCGTAGCCGCCACAATCATAAGCACAATCATTAATACGATGTAAATCATATTTTCCGAATCAAATACAAATTGCAACAGGTATCCAACGACAAGTAATTGGATAATGGATCGTACTGTCGCAATAATGGTATCCTTCTCCAAGCCCAGATTTAAAGTTTTGGAAAGGATAAGCGGAATAATAACAAAAACCAGCGTAATGGCCAATGTAAGAAAACTCATTCCACTTCCCCCTTTACAAAATGCCTTACCCGGTCATTCTTCGGATTTTTCAGGAAGTCGCTTTTTCCTGATTCAATCAATTCCCCGCCCATCATCACCCACGTATACAGACCAACATCCAAGGCCTGTTCCAGGTTATGTGTGATCCAAACAATGGTTGTCCCGTATTCCGAATTGATTCGTTTAATAAGCTGTTCGATATCCTGCTGAGAAACATTATCCAGTGAAGAAGTAATTTCATCAAGCAGCAGTATATCCGGACGATTCACTAGCGTACGGGCAATTGACAGCTTTTGACGCTGTCCCCCGGACAAGTCCTTATTGTTCCGATTCAGGAATGTTTTTTCCAGTCCAACTAACTGCAATAATGATTCCGCCTTATCATCAGGCAATGTTTTTCCCTGCAGTTTGAGTGGAAGTTCGAGATTATCCCTGACACTACCGGGAATCATCGTCGCATCCTGCAAAGCAATCCCGACATTCCGCCGCAATTCCACCGGATCATAGCTGTTAATATGCTTTTCATGTATGTAAATATCTCCTGCATTCGGTGATTTCAGTCCATTACACAACCGGAACACTGTTGTTTTTCCAGCGCCCGAAGGACCAACAACAGTCGTTATAGCACCTTTTAAAAAGGAACCGGTAAGATTATGAAGAATTTGTGTACCATTTAATGCATAACTGACTTCCTTGAATTCAATTGCCTTGTCTTCCTGAGCGTTCATATAACTCCACCCCGTTTTCTACCCTGATTGAACGTGCTGTATAGCTGACATACCTTATTATACCATTCACATATTATAGAATCCTTAATCAAGGTTACGTTCCCTTGGTGAACACGGATATGCTTAATTTTCTGTCATTTATGCTCGAATTGGTCCCCTTTCTTGATAAATTATCATTAAATTCAGCTCCGAAAACCTGGATAACTGCAAGAATTAGAGTTGTTAAAGGTAATTCGTCATAGTCTATTTGCCATTTGTTCATAATCTGCAAGTCTTATAGAATCAAAGGTAACTTAAGAAAAGGAGGTCTAAAGTATCTTTCGTTTCAGCACTTCATCCGAGAGTGATTCATACAGCAATGGAATCAATTTAAAGGAGATGGATTACATGCGGAAAATGTCGTTAAGCCTTGTCGTATTAGTAGCTCTATCGGTCCTTCTGCTGCCGATGCAAACTTTCGCCTTTACAACGTCAAATGCGAAAGAACCGGCACTGAATCCGAACCGCATTCTGAATGTAGCACACCGCGGAGCATCCGGACATGCACCGGAACATACAATGGCATCCTATGAACTCGGCGAAAAAATGCATGGCGATTATATTGAAGTAGATTTGCAAATGACGAAAGACGGCGTCCTGATTGCAATGCACGATGAAAAAGTAGACCGGACAACTAATGGAACAGGCTACGTAAAAGATAAGACACTTGCGGAAATCAAACAACTTGATGCAGGATCCTGGTTCAACGAAAAATATCCGGATAAAGCAAACCCGGCATACGAAGGATTAGAAGTCCCGACATTGGAAGAAATCATTCAGAAATTCGGTCGTGGAGAACGGTATTATATTGAAACTAAATCACCGGATGTTTACCCGGGAATGGAAAAAGAGTTACTTAAAATTTTAGATAAGTATAAATTGATTGGACCAAACGCACCATCGAGCAAAGTTCTTATCCAATCGTTCAGTGAGGAAAGTCTATCAATTGTTCACGCGATGAATCCTGATATTCCGCTTATCCAATTAATCTCGTATTCCGAGCCTGCAGCCATAACCAATGCAGAACTGGATGAAATCGCATCATATGCGGTTGGAATAGGTGCCAGTCACACTAAAATTGATAAAGATTATGTTCAGAAAGTCCGCGAGCATGACCTGCTTATGCACCCGTATACCGTAAACACGAAAGAAGACATGAATAAGGTGCTGGATTGGGGCGCAACCGGAATGTTCACTAACTATCCCGATCGGTTGAATGAAGTAATGCGAAGTAGGTGATGAATGAAAAGACCTGGGCTGCGTTAAAGCAGCTTAGGCCTTTGATTTTTCAATATTATAAGTCATTTAATCTCCCAATCTACTTCATTTTGCCAATATCTCCCCCTTAAAACTCCGTCCTTCCACTGTCTCAGGCAATCCGAAAAAATCGCAAAAAGTTGCCCCTACATCAGCCATCGTGTCCCTCAATCCAATATTCGTTTGTTGCACACTTTGCCCCAAAATCATCAGCGGGACGTATTCCCTTGTATGATTGGAATGTCCGATTGTAGGATCATTGCCATGGTCAGCCATCACAATCAGAATATCTTCACGTTCCATTTGCGGTACAAATTTACAAAGCCAATCATCAGTTTCATTTAATAATTCGCAATACCAGTCAGCATCTTCCGCATGACCCGCAAGATCAGTCTCCTGAATATTAATTAAGAAAGCCGCGTCATCCTGTTCTGCGTGATACGCCTTGCTTACTTGTTTCAACAAATCTGTCGTATTCACGATAGGATTGGAAGGTCCTTTTCCATGCAAAACGTCCGCTGTTTTTCCCAGACGGTATACCTTCAATCCGTTTTCTGCCGCAATCATTGGAAACTGCTTGTTGATATTTACGCCATATCCCATATGATAGACATCATATCCTTCGCCGTACACACCTGCTTTCGGCGAATCAACCCCCCATTGTTCACCCTTCTGCTGGACACAGGATAAAATTTGATCAATCGAAGTATGTGGTCCGCCAAATGCGATAACCCTGGTGGTATCCACATTTTGCCGTACTACCATACCAAGTTCTTTGACCGCTTCAAATGGCATTTTCTTAAAATCAGCCGTTACATTTACGATGTTCCCCACCGTTGATTCCAAATTATCTGCTACAACCGCAGCATCGTTTACCAATAGAACAGGACAATCTTCGTATGGATACGTAACGTGATAACCTGTCTTTTCCAATTTTTCCTTCATACCATTATGAATGTCCTTCATCAGTCTTTTAGTAGACTTGTTCGGACAGCTTCCAGTGATTTCCTGGTGCCCCAGATAGGTGTCAGCACCATGATGTGCAAGCTTTGCATAACCATATGCATTTGCAGGTGCTGGCACGCCATCAACGAGTGCTCCAAGCCCGGATTTGTACATAAACGGAATCTTTAGTGCATCCCCTTTTTTATTCCGTATATGCTTATAGGTGTTTGCTGCACAATCTGAAGGAACATAATCTTCACAATCATCCATTGCACCAATACCAAAACTGTCAATAACAAGCAGCATCATTTTAGCCATCCGTCACCACTTCCTTTCAAGGTGGATCAGTCTTGGTTTTCCTGTTTGGATCCCTTCCACAAGTGCAACATGCGAACGTGTGACGAATATTTGCGTTCGGAATGCGAAAATAGCAGTATCCCCTATCAGAATTTCAAAATCTTCCGGGTACCCTATAGCACCATAGTAATCAATCATTTCCGGACTGTTTTGTTCAGCAGCAACGTATTGATGGATAATTTCCTTATTATGTCCCACCAGGCATCCTTTCATATTGGAACGACTGTAATAACCACCCGCAATAACATGATAATTGGATTCCGTCCGATGCGAGACCTCTGTTGCATAAACAATTGCCGGCGTTTCACATAAATCCCGACAAGCATGCATTGGAGTCGTTCCGGTTAATCCATGACCCGGTTCCCCATGGGTTACACCGTATTTAGCCAATAAGGGAATTGTTTCAGAGCTCGTACTGCTTGGAGCGTTTACCTGTTTTACATCAATTCCTTTTTCCATAAGGATTCGCTTCGCTTCCAGCAACGTATATAAATTATTGGTAGGGGTCATTTCTTCACGTTCTATATCCAGCTGCAAATTAGGAAAAGATGTAATGCCGACGATTGTTACACCTTCCAGCTTCGCAATCCTGTCAACCATCTGTGACAGATTCCCGATCAAAATTCCGCCTTCCTGTCCTTCATACGCATTATCTCCTGTATTGAAAACCTTTAGCAGTATGTCCTGGTTCACCCCTGAAGAAACAGCAGCCTCAGAAAGTTGTTTCGCCCGCTCATATGAAAAAACGGTGACAACTTCGGGCTCCCAGCTTAAAACTTCTTTCCACTGATTTTTGCCGGGTTGGACAAGATGCCCCACATTACCAATCGGGATACCGTGATCAGCCAGTAATTTTCCCTCATCAAAGTCCACAGCTACCGCTTTCCCGATACCACTATCCGCCATTATTTTCGCTATTTTCGGCAAGCGACCAAGTTGTTTGCTCATGAAATAAAGTTCGAGATCATATTTATTAGCCGCATCGGAAATTTTTTTCGTATTTTCCCGTAAGCTGTCCACATCAATAACATACGTATTCGGAGGAATATCCCCCTGCTGATGCAGTGCAGCACCGGTAAATATTAAGGCTGGATTTCTCCGTTTCGTAACATCCAAAAACATGGAAGCATCCTCCTATTTCACAGTTCATTAGCGTGCCATTCCCGCTTCATGGATGGCTTGTTTTAAGATGTGCAATACCGTTGATGCTCCAGACTTCATCGGGTTAATTCGCAATCCATATTCTTTCAAATCGGGCTGTGCCTCGATAAAACTGCCCGAGACACGATAGATCATTGGAATAATTTCGTATTTCGATTCAGCACCCACCGGATGGGTTGCCGCACCCAAACGATTGCTGATTTTTATAACGGATTGAGCAATCGGTTCCCGTAATTCGACGATAACGTTCTTAGATTGTGCATTCGTCATATAAGCCGCGTCTACCCCTTCAACTGCTCCCACATTTAGTGCCCTGCATACTTCCTCCACCTGTTCGTTTTGAATAGCCAATGAAACAGGTGCAAAGGTAAGCATGCGTAATAATTCCATCGCCTCATAGCCTTGCACCTGCCCGCCGCCTGAATAGTTCCTGCTTTGCAAGAATGATATTTCATTTTCGTTTCCCACAACGATTCCGATACCTTCCGGACCAAGCAGTTTAAATCCGGAAAACGTTGAATAATCCGCGCCATATTCCACTCCTATGCCTGGAGTTTTCAAAGCACAATAGTTATCATCCACTACTACGGGCAGATCTGGTCTGACATGCTTAACTGTTTCAATCAATGCTTCAAGGTCGTACGTATCAGTTGGCTGCTGTCTGGCATGCTGAATGTAGAACACGTTGCACGATTTGTCCGCAGTTACCACATCCTCAACTTCTGATAAATCATTGTAATCAATCGGCTTCGTTTGAATGCCCAGCATACGTATTGTTTCCTTTGTCGTTGTATAAACTGGTGCCGTATGAATAAACATTGCATCCCCAGCCATCAGCAATGTGCTTAAAATGGATCGGATTGCAGCAGTTCCTGCACCACGGACCAAAGCAGCTTGATCAGCTCCAAAACAATCCGCAATGGTACGTTCCACCAATTCTGTCTGTTTGGGCTTTTTAAAGGCCGGGGCAATTCCAAGGTCCCCCATGGATAAAAATTGATCTCCGGTAAAATGCTTGCTCATGCTTGCTGTCAACCTGAACTGCAATTCCTGAGCCTCACTTAACGTAAGGCTTGGAAGAACAGACCCCGCATATTTTAAGTTCGATGGATCATATGTCAAGATTTATCGCCCCTTTATGGAAAATGCATTTGCAGGATTGTGAACCAGCAAATCCGTAATAACACCTTCCGTGATGCCGCTTTCTCTTAAGGCAGGGATAAATTGGCTCAGCACAAGATCATATCCCGGACCACCATATTTTTTCCAATGTGATTTCCGTGTCAGATCTGCCGACAGCAGAATCTGTTTCTGGTAGCCTCTTTCAATAAAATCAATGAGAAAATCCAGCCGCTCTTTATCCGGCCTGTAATTGTTCTTTCCAATCGTATCAAAGCTTATAAAGACGCCTGATTTCAAAACATCCAGCACCTCGCCTTTATCCGGATTCAGATCCTGGTGCCCGATAATGATTTGATCCTTTGACAATCCAAGCTGCAATAACATATCAGCCTGGCTGCTTCCGAGTGTTCCCAATGTTGTATGTGTGGATACCGGCAGCCCCGTTTCCAGCGCTGCCATTCCCGCCCCATATATCAGTTGTTCCTCAACAGGTTTGATTTCATTTAAACTGGTACCTACTTCCCCGATAACTCCCGGAAATATCCCCGTTCCATCAATTCCTTCCCGGGATTCTTTTATAAAATGCGCTGCAAATTGGTCCTGATCCCACTTGCTTGCAAATTCCGGGATGAATGGATCCTTATAAAATCCGGTACACGTAATAATATGAATACCTGTTGCCTCACTTAACCGCCGCAATCGCCTGACATCCCGTCCCATTCCATCGTTCGTCAGTTCAACCATAGAGTGGCCATTCGCCCGCTGAAAATGATGGAGTTCATCAAGCATTCCCGGTTCATCATCCAAAATCGTATCCGAATCGTTTTTTACTCGTGATAAATCAATGGATAAATGTTCGTGGGCAGCACAGACACCCAAGCTTTCCTTATCTATTTCACCCAAAACCGTTCGTATCAAGATCCTTCACCTCTAAATTATTGTGATATGGTCATAATTCCCATTGCCACCAGAATGTTTGCAATAATCCCTACCGCAATCGCGCCAACCGGTCCAACCGCCATGCGAACAATCGGTCTGCCGGCAACCTCATTCAATAAATAGAACCCTGCAATGAAAAAGAAGCCAAATCCGGGAGCAATTGCGTTTGATGCGTTCGCCCCGCCGATTAAAAGCGCAACCTCAATTAATCGGGTCATCGCGTTTCGGATATTTTCACCGGAATTCCGTACACCCGGATATTTATCTAGAAATTTAGCAATGGATCCCAACAGCATTACTTCCAGGAAAATCACAAC is a genomic window containing:
- a CDS encoding ABC transporter ATP-binding protein, whose protein sequence is MNAQEDKAIEFKEVSYALNGTQILHNLTGSFLKGAITTVVGPSGAGKTTVFRLCNGLKSPNAGDIYIHEKHINSYDPVELRRNVGIALQDATMIPGSVRDNLELPLKLQGKTLPDDKAESLLQLVGLEKTFLNRNNKDLSGGQRQKLSIARTLVNRPDILLLDEITSSLDNVSQQDIEQLIKRINSEYGTTIVWITHNLEQALDVGLYTWVMMGGELIESGKSDFLKNPKNDRVRHFVKGEVE
- a CDS encoding ornithine--oxo-acid transaminase translates to MVSSNEIIEQTEHYGAHNYHPLPVVVAEAEGVWVKDPEGNKYMDMLSAYSAVNQGHRHPKIIAALKDQASKVTLTSRAFHNELLGPWTKRVADLTGKDKVLPMNTGVEAVETAIKAARRWAYEVKGVEDNKAEIIAAKGNFHGRTLNAISLSNDPGATKDYGPFVPNINKVEYGDADAIRESITPNTAAIIVEPIQGEAGIVIPPEGYLKAIRKICDENNVLFIADEVQTGFARTGKMFACEWEGVVPDIFVMGKALGGGVMPVSAIAANKNIMDVFTPGSHGSTFGGNPLACAVSMAALDVIEDEKLVERSLEMGAYFEKALRKIDNPELKEIRVRGLFIGVEFNHPVREYCEALKAEGVLCKETHENTIRFAPPLVISKDELDWAIDKVNKVLSK
- a CDS encoding ABC transporter permease, whose product is MSFLTLAITLVFVIIPLILSKTLNLGLEKDTIIATVRSIIQLLVVGYLLQFVFDSENMIYIVLMIVLMIVAATENARKKGASITGITWKLVVTFVFIEILTQAILLLLNITPPTAQYIIPISGMVIGNAMVLGILFLNRFTSELGSRTEEVELILSLGGTPKQAVHRQLMTSIRASTIPTIEKQKTMGLVQLPGMMSGQIIAGADPVQAVLFQLLILFLLLTTAVISSIMLGFLSYPTLFNNRMQMLEGRLENVD
- a CDS encoding sigma-54 interaction domain-containing protein → MNKHDVQSLVHMNDLYQQLLDEVNVGIHAINEQGNSIIYNKKMMEIESMESADVLGKNVLDVFSFHENQHSTLVHALKTGKVTKDVRQTYFNNKGEEITTVNNTFPIIRNGKITEAVEIAKDVTQLENVIKENVLRKKNSNYTFDQIIGNSEAFTSVIEEAKLGTRTTSSVLIVGETGTGKELFAQSIHNGSNRSDAPFVAQNCAAIPESLMESLLFGTQKGAFTDAVNSPGLFEQADGGTLLLDEINSLDMALQAKLLRVIQEKTIRRIGGTKDKKIDVRIIATVNEDPAEILANNQIRKDLFYRLSVITLHIPPLRERKQDIMPLVQEFIKKYNALFHMHVQEISSKAISLLYQHDWPGNVRELEHTIEGAMNLIIDESEIQPHHLPIRFRKRYQRNNKEHESNRTAPVNHSANLHDKLNDVEKAYVKQVLTENNHNITQTAKKLGISRQSLQYRMKKYTL
- the pruA gene encoding L-glutamate gamma-semialdehyde dehydrogenase yields the protein MLTPYKHEPFTDFTVDENRQKLNAAMKKVQGTLGKHYDLLIGGEDVSTDKKITSINPGNKEEIIGTVAKAGQEEAEKAVQAAEKAFQTWKFTKAVDRANILIRAAAIVRRRKAEFTALLIKEGGKPWKEADADIAEGIDFMEYYARQMIELDQGKKINSRPGEYNRYMYIPTGVAVTIPPWNFAFAIMVGTTVAPLVTGNTTILKPASATPVIAAEFVDVLVEAGMPDGVINFLPGSGAEVGDYLVDHPKTSLITFTGSRDVGTRLYGRAAAVQEEQNHLKRVIVEMGGKDTVVVDSEADIDVAVEAIVTSAFGFSGQKCSAGSRAVVHKDIYDEVLEKVVKRTNELTVGETKTHDTYMGPVIDQGAYDKIMDYIEIGKNEGKLVAGGEGDYSKGYFIQPTVFADVDISARIMQEEIFGPVVAFAKANDFDEALEMANNSEYGLTGAVISRNREHLNKATMEFDVGNLYFNRNCTGAIVGYQPFGGFKMSGTDSKAGGPDYLALHMMAKTVSEMY
- a CDS encoding GlsB/YeaQ/YmgE family stress response membrane protein, giving the protein MAIVWTLIIGGLIGWISSLIIGIDIPGGIIGNIIVGFIGAWLGVLLLGEWGPLFKGVYILPTLIGSLILVSVVSYIGVIRNNYH
- a CDS encoding phosphopentomutase; translation: MAKMMLLVIDSFGIGAMDDCEDYVPSDCAANTYKHIRNKKGDALKIPFMYKSGLGALVDGVPAPANAYGYAKLAHHGADTYLGHQEITGSCPNKSTKRLMKDIHNGMKEKLEKTGYHVTYPYEDCPVLLVNDAAVVADNLESTVGNIVNVTADFKKMPFEAVKELGMVVRQNVDTTRVIAFGGPHTSIDQILSCVQQKGEQWGVDSPKAGVYGEGYDVYHMGYGVNINKQFPMIAAENGLKVYRLGKTADVLHGKGPSNPIVNTTDLLKQVSKAYHAEQDDAAFLINIQETDLAGHAEDADWYCELLNETDDWLCKFVPQMEREDILIVMADHGNDPTIGHSNHTREYVPLMILGQSVQQTNIGLRDTMADVGATFCDFFGLPETVEGRSFKGEILAK
- a CDS encoding glycerophosphodiester phosphodiesterase, whose protein sequence is MRKMSLSLVVLVALSVLLLPMQTFAFTTSNAKEPALNPNRILNVAHRGASGHAPEHTMASYELGEKMHGDYIEVDLQMTKDGVLIAMHDEKVDRTTNGTGYVKDKTLAEIKQLDAGSWFNEKYPDKANPAYEGLEVPTLEEIIQKFGRGERYYIETKSPDVYPGMEKELLKILDKYKLIGPNAPSSKVLIQSFSEESLSIVHAMNPDIPLIQLISYSEPAAITNAELDEIASYAVGIGASHTKIDKDYVQKVREHDLLMHPYTVNTKEDMNKVLDWGATGMFTNYPDRLNEVMRSR